A segment of the Frankineae bacterium MT45 genome:
AGCTGGCTGATGTAGGCGACACGCACCGGGTCGAGACCGGAGTCGGGCTCGTCGAAGAGGATGATCTCGGGGTCCAGCACCAGGGCGCGGGCGATGCCGGCCCGCTTGCGCATACCGCCGGAGATCTCACCGGGGAGCTTGGATTCGGTGCCCTCCAGACCGACCATCGCCATCTTCTCGTTGACGATGTCGGCGATCTCCTTCTCCTTCTTGCGCGTGTGCTCGCGCAGCGGGAAGGCGATGTTGTCGAAGAGGTTCATCGAGCCGAAGAGGGCGCCGTCCTGGAAGAGGACGCCGAAGAGCTTGCGGGTCTCGTACATCTGCTGCTCGCTGCAGCGCACCAGGTTGGTGTCCTTGATGACGATGGAGCCGCGTTCGGGCTTCAGCAGACCGATCAGGGACTTCAGGAACACCGACTTGCCGGTACCCGACGGGCCGAGCAGCACGGAGATCTCGCCTGGCGGGAGGGTGAGGGTGACGTCGCCCCAGATGAGCTGCTTACCGAAGGACTTGGACAGCCCTTCGACCGCGACCTCGACTCCCACGCTGTCTCCTAAAGATCCGTTTTACTGCATTCCAAAGTTGCTGCTCACAGCTGCGCTGTCAGGTGCTGCTCGATGGTGCCATGTCTTGCCCCCCGGCGCCCGCGCAAGACGGACTCCCAACCACACCATCGGCAGGCCGGTAGTTGTGTGCACACACAGAGGTGTGACGCAGGCAACCCACCTAGAGCAAACTACTGCCCGGTAACAGTACGAGTCACCACTGAGCGGAAAAAACTATCCAAATCTTGATGTGAGGATACGCACACACGCGATGAACCACAGGTTAATTCAGGGGAAAAGCAAGAAGGAGCGGCACCTGTGAAAGGTGCCGCTCCTTCTCAGGAGATACCTCGTTTGGCTGAACTGTGAGCTCAGCGCGGTGAGGGAGTTACTTGACGGTGACCGTCGCGCCAGCGCCCTCGAGAGCAGCCTTGGCCTTCTCCGCGGTCTCCTTGTTGACCTTCTCCAGAACAGCCTTCGGGGCGCCGTCGACGAGGTCCTTGGCCTCCTTGAGGCCCAGGTTCGTGAGCGTGCGCACCTCCTTGATGACCTGGATCTTGGTGCCGCCAGCGGCGTCGAGGATGACGTCGAACTCGTCCTGCTCCTCGGCTGCCTCAGCGGTCGCGGCCGGGCCGGCCGGGCCGGCAACGGCGACCGGAGCGGCGGCGGTGACGTCGAAGGTCTCCTCGAACTGCTTCACGAAGTCCGAGAGCTCCAGCAGGGTCATCTCCTTGAACGCGTCAAGCAGGTCGTCAGTGCTGAGTTTCGCCATGATGGTTCCTTTCCTTTTTCTACTTCTTGGCCGGTGAGCCGGCGTTGGTATCGCGTCGTCGGGGTGATCCCTGGACGCGATGGGATGGGGTTACTACTCCGCCGGCTCGGCGGATGCTTCGGACTCGGCAACGGCGGTGTCGATCTCAACAGCGTCGGCCGGAGCCTCTTCTGCGGTGAAATCCTTCACCAGCGGTGCTGATTCGGACGCGGCAGGAGCGGCAGCCTCGGCGGGCTTCTTCTCCTCCAGCGCCTTGGCCAGGCGGGCCATCTGCGACAGCGGAGCCTGGAACAGGCCGGCTGCGCGGGTCGGCAGCGCCTTCAGGCCGCCAGCGACCTTGGCCAGCAGGACTTCGCGCGACTCGAGGTCGGCCATCTTGGTGATCTCGGCCGCTGTGAGCGACTTACCGTCGAGCACACCGCCCTTGATGACCAGCAGCGGGTTCGCCTTGGCGAAATCGCGGAGGCTCTTAGCGGCCTCGACGGTGTCACCCTTGACGAACGCGATGGCGGTCGGTCCGACCAACAGGCTCTCGTCGATAGCGATTCCGGCGTCGGCCGCGGCACGCTTGGTGAGCGTGTTCTTGACGACGGCGTAGGTGGTCTCGCTTCCGAGCGTGCGCCGCAGGGCACCGACCTGCTTGACCGTGAGACCACGGTATTCGGTGATCACAGCGGCCGATGAGTTGGTGAACTGCTCGGCGATCTCGGCAACGGCGGAGACCTTCTCGGTGTTCGGCATTCGTCCTCCTCTCGTGATGTCTGGCTGGGTGAACTCATCACGAAACGAGAAACGCCCCGGCGCAGGGCGCACGGGGCGGAGTTTGCTGTTGCCAGGCCCGAAGGCAGGCGGCAGAACCGAACCGTCCATCCTGCGCGGGCCGCTCTGGCGCTCCAGAGTCATTCAGCTGCATGTGCGCATGCAGCAACCAGCGGTCTTTGGTGGATCAGTTACCAAGAGTACGGGTCGGTGAGGCGTACCGCCAAATCCGGCAGCGGAGTGACCTCAGGCCGACGCGAGCGGCGACGAGTAGGCCGCCCCAAAGCAGACGAACGGGATCGGCGCCTCACCATCGAAGCCGGCGATCGCATCGGCCAGCGCCGCAGACGAACGAATCCCCTTGGCCAAGCGGCGGTGGTAATCGACCATGACGCTGGCTGCCGCGTCGTCGGCCACCCGAGCCACTCCGGAGACGACGCAGCGGCTGCCCCAGTGCAGCAGCACGCTCGTCAGCCCGAGCGCCTCGTCACCGGGACCAACCGTAGCCAGCCCGAGTTCGCAGGCGGCCAGAATGACGTGTTCGGGAACCCGACTGATCTGGTCCAGCTCATAGGCGAAGAGCGGACCATCAGCCAACCGGATCGAGGAGAAGAGCGGGCTGTCCATCTGATGACGGCCGTGTGCGGCGACGTGCAGCACCGAACTCTCGACCATCCCGGAGGCGAATGCATCCTGGTTGGCCTCAGCTCCGACGACTGCCCGCCCGCGCGCCCCCCAGATATTCGCGATGCTGGCCGCCTCATCCTCGGCCAGTTGCAGTTCCGGGCCCGCCACCGCCGTGACCCGACCCGTGCCGGAGACTACGTCCTCGGCGCTGAGCCACGCCGACGCCGACGGGGTGACGACGATCGGTGTCGAGCGGAGAGATTCAAGGCTCCCCCAGGGGATCGCCGTCAGGACTCCGGTCGGGACGATCACCAGCTCACCATCTCCGTCGCGATGGAACGGGCGGAGCAGTTCGTTGTCCAGCCACCGCAGGGATGATTGCAGCGACGCCAGGACCACCGATCGCAATTGGGCAGGCAGCATGTCGTTGGCCAGCACGTCGAGGTCAGCCCGCACCCGGTTGATCCGCTCGGTGACCTCACGCAGTGGGCGGTCGACTACCCGGACGGCCGCCCCCCCGGCTCGGACCGTCACCCCGTGCAGCGACTCACCGGAAGCCACGAACATGAGCATGGTGGAGGCCTCCTGCTCCAGCGCACCCCGGATCTGCGGCACCGACACCGGGCGCTCGGACTCCCCCAGCCCGTCGCTGGTCCAGCTCCGCTCGCGAATCTGTCGCTCAAGTTCGACCACTCGCCGACGGCCACTGGTCACCTGCTGCACGGCCGCCGGGTCCGACTCGATCCCACGAATCCGCTCCACGGTCTTGCGAAGCTCCGTCAGCAGTTCGGCCGTCACTTCGTCGCTCGGCGGCCGAACCGAACGGAGGCGACGAGACGTCGCTCGGCTGCGCTCGGCCGCACTCACCACATCGGCCGGCTTCCCGCTACGCAGCGCCACCGATACTCCGAACTGGGCCAGTCGTCGCCCGTGCACCGCGCTCGAAGTCTGCATGTCGATCGATCCGAACTTCGCCTGGTGATTGGCGAGGTCGTCGAGGCCGGTACGTATCTCTTGCTGACCGTGCGCCACCGCTCCAGAAGCCACGCTCAGTTGCGCCCTCACGAAACGAGTGTGAAGTCGCGTGGAGATCGGATCATTGCGACGAACCGCCCCGGCGTCCGCGGCGGCTCGGGACGCCCGCTCGAGGTCTCCGGTATTGATATAGGCCTCCGCGGCGAGCAGCATCGCCATCCTCGCCTCAGTCTTCAGACCCGCCGCGCCTAGTTCCTTGGCCAGCAGCAGAGCCGGCGGAGCCAAGCGAGAGCCGGGGCGTCCAGCCGCCAGGTCTCCCTGGAGCAGCACCAACTCCGCGCTGCGTCGCCAACGGTGACTACCCCGCCGCCGGAATCGCGTCCGCGCCCGAGAGGCCAGGCTCCGCGCCATGGCGATATCGCCGGTGAGCAACGCACATTCGGCCTGCGCCAGCTCGGTCTCGGCCAGGTCCTGGCTGAGCCGGTCCCGTCTGAAGACCTCGTTCGCGTGGGCCAGGGATTCGGTCGCCTCGCGGAGCAACCCGGCCTCCATCAACACTCGGGCGTGATCCAGCAGGGCGATCCCGCCCAGAGATCCCTGCTCATCGACGTCATTAGCGGACTGCATCTCGCTCAGAGCCCGAGGCAGATCACCCTGCAAGAAGCTCAGATATCCAAGGTTGTGCAGGGCAGCCGCCCGGAACGCGCTGAACCCACCCTCGGCCGCCAGCTCATCCGCTCGCCGCAGATCACTACGTGAGTTCGCCAGATTCCCCATCGAAAGGTGGATGAATCCGCGATTGATGAGAAACGCACACCGATCGAAGGGCGTCACCGCCTGGGCCCGGGCAACAGCGACGTCAAGGTCGTCCAGCGCGTCGACGAACTTGCCGGCGCGCAGATGCAGCCACCCACGAATCCCATGAACCAGCGCCCCGAGCTCCTCGTGGCCGGTCTGCTCGGCAATCAGGCGCGCTTCGTTCAGTGAGAGTTCGCCGCGATCCGCGCCGTACAGGTCGGCCTCGGTCTCAGTGAGGCTCAGCCAGACGCGGGCCGTCCGAACCGCCAGCTCGGTTGAATGTTCACCCGGGTCCATCGACGACAGCAGCGTGAGAATCTTGAGTGCCCGCATATGCAACTTGCGGGCCTCGCTCGGCCGATGGTGGTTGAACTGCTCCACGCCGCGGGCGTGAAGGGAGGTGGCTCGGGCCAGCTTTCCCCTCAGATCCGCGGACGGCACAACACTAGAGTTCCATAGACGGTGTGATCACGGGGGGACGGTCCGTTCCCGGGACACGAAGAATGAACTGGGCCATGCCGTGCGGCACTGACTCGAAGGCGAATCGCCCGTCAAGGTCGGCCACCGCCTGGAACGATCCGACCTCGTGACGAAGCTCGACCTCGACCGTCGCCGCCGGGGCGATCCACCCGTCGACCCGCACGAAGCCGGTGGCCGCCGGGCTGATCGTCACCATGGTGGTGAGACTGGCGCTGGTGAAGGTGACCGTCTGGACCTCGTCGGCCGCTTCGCTGCGATGCGACAACGAGCCTTCACTCAGACGCTGGAGCTCGGCAACCTCCGTATGCAGTGCGTCGAGAGTCATCGCGAACTGCACTCGCGCCACCAGCCCTTCCGGCATCGGGTCGGTGTAGTCATAGAAGTCGGCGATCGACAGCATCAAGCTCTGGTCCGTCTCGTCGAGCTCGCCGGCGGCGAGCTGAATCTCTGTGGGGGAATTGCTGTCGCTCATGCGTACTCCCAGTCCGTATCGGCAGATAGCTGTGCGCGAAGTTTGGCCAGGCACCGGCCCCGGGTCGGGCCGATGCTCCCGACTGGCATTCCCAAGGCAGTGGCCAGCTGGTTGTAGTCCGGACGGTCGGAGAACGCGATGACGCGTAGCAGCTGCTGGCATCGTTCGGGTAGCGCGGAGAGGTGACGCCAGAGCACTTCGTCACCCGCATTACGCACCACCATCGTCTCCGGCCCTTCGTGCTCGGGCGCGGCGATCTCCTCGCCGGTGAACTCCTCCGGCCGGACCCGACTCTGGACGCGCCCGACCCGCCACGCCTCGCGACGAGCCGTCACGACCAACCATTGCAGGACTGCGGCCGGAGAGGTGATCGATTCGGAGTGCCGCAGTAAGGCAAGCCAGGTGGTCTGGACGACGTCCTCCGCCGTTGCCTGATCCAGACGCGCTGCTCGCGCGGTGTGCCAGAGGATGGGCGACACGAGTGCAACGAGGTCGGCCATGGCGTCCGGGCGGTCTCCGCGATATGCCTCGAAGAGGTGCCCGGCCTTCATCGAGAGAGTCTCCGGAACTGGATCGGTGTCGATCATGGCCGCCTCAACTTGGTCAATTCGCTGATGGCGCCCCAGGCCCGGGTGACCGTCGACGCCGTATCGCAGACGTCCAGCTTTCCGGCTTCGAGCAGTTTCTGCGCGATCTCTCCGGCCAGAATCGGGGCGCTGAACGACGTTCCGCTCCATACCGCGAAGCCGCCACGGAAGTCGTCCGGGTCGATCGTCTCCCTCACGCCGAGGCCTTTGATGACGACCCTGGCGGTCGGCTCGAGAGCAGCATCGAAAGTCTTTGGCAGAGTGCTCACGACCGACGCCCCAGGGCGCTTGGCGATCACCCAGTCGCCGTCATTCGAGAAGAGCGCGGTCGTTCTGTCGTTCGGGTTGGTCGCGCCGACGCTGACCAGGGGAGCACCGTTTCGGTTGCGCTTCACCTGGCCTCCCGGGTGGGGAGCGAAGCCGGCCGGGTACATATGGCGGGAAGTCGCATCGTTCCCGGCCGCGGCGACGACCGCGACGCCCATCAGGCTCAGCTCAGTGAGTGGGAGCATGAGCAGCTGGTCATAGGCGACGTCGGCCGGTTCCTCGTGGTAGTACCCGAGGGAGAGCGACACGACGTCGATGATCTGATCGACCGGACCCGACTGCTGAGCAGCGGCTTGCCGAAGAACCAGCCAGTTCAGCACGTCGACGAGTTCCTGCTCATTCACCGCACCGTCGCCATACATCACGCGAACGGCCAGCACCTTGGCATCCGGGCACTTCTGCCGGATCAACCCCGCGATGAAAGTGCCATGACCGGCGTCCGCGTCGAGAACGCCCTCGAGGGGGTCGCCAACAACGCCCGTCCGCTCCGGGTTCGTCTTGCTGTCGATGAGTCCGATCCGCGTCGATCCGACCTTGGGCTGCCGGTCGACGATGGTTGGTGGCAACCAATCGTGCTCGCCGGCGCCGGTGTCCAGTACGACAACGACCGGACGCCGTCCCGCCTCTTTGTTCACGATGGCGTCCGGGCGGTAGACCGGTGGTGCTCCGATCCAGTTGACCGGCTGCCGGCCGCCATAGCCGATGACCCCGTAGGCGTCACTTGGGCCTCCGGCGCCCTGTCCGACCGACTTCGGTGCGCCTTCGGCCCCCTGTCCGACGGACTTCGGAGCTCCTCCGATGTCGACGCTGGCGGAGAGCAGGTGGTTAAGCGTGACGGCACGTGCGGCGGCGGACTTGCGCCCGACAGCGGCCCGGAAACGCTGCAGGATCGTCCACGCGTCAGCCGGAGCGAGCGGAGCTTCGGGATCGGCCGCGACAAATCGCACCCGCACGGTGAGAATGCGCTCGGCGAGTTCGACGAGTTCAAACTTTCGGGCGAAGGCCAGTATCTTCGGGTCCGGCCGCGTTATCTCAAGCTTCAGTGACTCGCCGGCGGCCTCGGCCAGCGGCTTGCGGACCTCGTCGAAGGCTCCATAGCGGACCAGGAGTTCGGAGGCGACGTATACCGTCGGCCGGATGATCTGCCCCGGAAAGCGCACGGCGTTGTCGGGGTCTAGGACCCGCGAATCATGCTTATTCAGCACGTAGGCCGGCGGGCTCAGATGCGGCTCACGCCGTCGCTGCGGAACCTTCCCGCCACCATTGGACGCGCTGCGGGCGGGCGGTTTGGACGACGTCATCAATTGCCACCTTTAACGTGAGCGGGCTGCTAAGCCACCTCGAAATCCTAAGCCAGCCCGCTCTGGCTGACTAGGCACGACGTGGACGCGCCGATTTGGCTGTACGTCTGAAGAGAGTCAGCGAACTCCGTACTGATACATCGCGCCGAGAAATGTGTCGGGCGTCGCTTCGAAAGAATTCTTCGTGCCGGATGTATCAGCTCGCGGTCGAGGTTCTCTACTCCCATGACGGTGCGCACTGAAAACCGTCGGGCAGGTGCGGAATCGGACGGTACGAGGGTTGCCGTTCGGATCTTCATCGCTGTTGCTGGGACGCGTGGGGGGACCAGGGCCGGCGGCGAGTAGTGGTTCGGGGGAACCAACGACTCGCTGACGACCATGGTGACGCGGTCATCCAGCCGCGGCACGCCCAAATAGAAACAGCCGGGCCGCCAGCGATTGGCGGTCCGGCTGTTTTCGTCTGCGGCTTACGGTTTTGGCGAGATTGCACGCCATCGCGTGCAATCTTGCCAAAAGCGATCAGGCCAAAAGCGGATCAGGAAGTGGTGTCTTCCAGCATGTTGCGGGTGCGGTTAGCGTCCACCGGGATACCCGGACCCATCGTCGTCGAGAAGGTGACCTTCTTGACGTACTTGCCCTTGGACGAGGACGGCTTAGCCCGCAGCACCTCGTCGAGCGCGGCGGCGTAGTTCTCGACCAGCTGGGTCGGGGTGAACGAGGCCTTGCCCAGCACCAGGTGCAGGTTCGACTGCTTGTCGACGCGGAAGCTGATCTTGCCGCCCTTGATGTCGGCCACTGCCTTCGCGACGTCCGGAGTAACCGTTCCGGTCTTCGGGTTGGGCATGAGGCCACGCGGGCCGAGGACGCGAGCGATACGCCCGACCTTGGCCATCTGGTCGGGGGTGGCGATCGCGGCGTCGAAGTCGAGGAAGCCGTCGGTGATCTCCTGGATCAGGTCGTCACTGCCAACCTTGTCGGCACCCGCGGCGCGGGCCTCTTCGGCCTTGTCGCCGGTCGCGAAGACGATGACGCGGGCGGTCTTGCCGGTGCCGTGGGGCAGGCTGACTGTGCCGCGGACCATCTGGTCGGCCTTGCGCGGGTCAACACCGAGACCGAGAGCGGCCTCGACGGTGGCGTCGAACTTGGTCGGGGTCGCCTTGGTGGCCAGGGTCGCCGCCTCGAGCGGGGAGTAGATCTTGTCGGCCTCGATGAGTTCCGCTGCCTTGCGGTAGGCCTTGCTGCGCTGTGCCATGGTGGTGCTCCTTCATGGTGCTTGTGGTGTTAGCGGACGCCGACCATCGGCGGTCCTCCCACACGTGCTGTGGTGCTGGTGTCACGCGCGAACGCGTGACGCCGAAGAGGACTTAGCCCTCGACGGTGATGCCCATCGAGCGAGCAGTGCCGGCGATGATCTTCGCGGCCTGGTCGATGTCGTTGGCGTTGAGGTCTTCCATCTTGGTCTGGGCGATCTCGCGGACCTGGGCGTCGGTGACCTTGGCGACCTTGGTCTTGTGCGGCTCGCCGCTACCCTTCTCGACACCAGCGGCGGCGAGCAGCAGACGCGCAGCCGGCGGGGTCTTGGTGATGAAGGTGAACGAACGGTCTTCGTACACGGAGATCTCGACCGGGACGATCTGGCCGCGCTGCGACTCGGTCGCGGCGTTGTAGGCCTTGCAGAACTCCATGATGTTCACGCCGTGCTGACCGAGCGCAGGGCCGACCGGCGGCGCCGGGTTGGCCGCACCAGCCTTGATCTGCAGCTTGATGATCGCGGCGAGCTTCTTCTTGGGAGGCATTGTCTTCTCTTCTTCTGGTGGTTACTTGATTAAAAAGTTGGATCGACGCTAGATCTTCGAAACCTGGCTGAAGGACAGCTCGACCGGAGTCTCGCGCCCGAAGATCGAGACCAGCACCTGCAACTTCTGGTGCAGCGGGTCGATCTCGGAGATCGTGGCCGGCAGGGTGGCGAACGGACCGTCCATCACCGTGACCGACTCACCGATGCTGTAATCGACGGTCTCGACGACCTGCTTCTCCGTCGACGTCGGCTTGCCACCGGCCAGCACTGCGGCCTTCTCGGTGGCCGGGGCCAGAATCTTGACGACCTCGTCGATGGTCAGCGGCGACGGACGCGACGTGGCGCCGACGAATCCGGTGACCCCCGGGGTGTTACGCACGGCGCCCCAGGACTCGTCGTTGAGGTCCATCCGGACCAGGATGTAGCCCGGGAAGACCTTGCGGTTGACCGTCTGCCGCTTGCCGTTCTTGATCTCCAGGACCTCTTCGGTCGGCACCTCGACCTGGAAGATGTAGTCCTCCATGTCCAGCGAGGTGATCCGGCTCTCGAGGTTGGTCTTGACCTTGTTCTCGTAACCGGCGTAGGAGTGCACGACGTACCAGTCACCGAAGGCGGTCCGCAGTTCGCGGCGCAGCACCTCGATCGGGTCTTCCTGCGGCTCGTCGGAGTCAACCGGAGCCGGCTCGACCACTAGGTCGGCGCTCTCGTCGGCGCCGATGAGGATCGCCGCCGAGTCGTCGTCGCTGTCGCTGTCGGCCTCGGCCACGAGCGAGTTGGCCTCGTCGTCATCGGCGCCGAGCAGGTGAGCGGCTTCGGCGATGTCGAGGTGCTCGTCGTCGCCGGCTCCGCCGTGAGCGACGTCCTCGGCGGCCAGCGACTGCGCCTCGTCGGACGCAGCGTCGGTCGGGGTACCCGAACCGGCTACGGCGAACGGGTTGCGCAGGTCGCTGCGGTCATCGGCAGCGCTGTCGAAGTCGGACACAATCTCTCTTTCTAGCTTTGAATATCTCGGATTCGCCAGGTTCGGCGGCTGGTGTGGCGGGGGATTCGGCGTGCTGATCAGCCGCTAACCGAACAACCAGACGACGAGCTTGGTGAAGCCGATGTCGAGACCGGCGACCAACGCCACCATGATCACCACGAAGACGATGACCACGATGGTGTACGTGATGAGCTCCTTGCGCGACGGCCAGATGACCTTGCGCAGCTCAGAGACCATCTCGCGCAGGAAGCGAATGACGAACCAACCCCGGCCGCTGGACGGACGCGACGAAGATTTCTCGGTGCTGGTCGCTGTCACGATCGCTCCTCTCGAAGGTGCCCGAACCGTCGGGCCCCGGTACTGCTGACATTGCCTGCCGGGCCGGCAGGCAAATCGGACTGATTACTTCTGACTGAGTGGTTACCGCTAGGTGATTCATTCAGCCATGGCAGGGGCGACAGGACTTGAACCTGCAACCACCGGTTTTGGAGACCGGTGCTCTACCAATTGAGCCACGCCCCTAGGAC
Coding sequences within it:
- a CDS encoding RNA polymerase sigma factor, sigma-70 family; amino-acid sequence: MIDTDPVPETLSMKAGHLFEAYRGDRPDAMADLVALVSPILWHTARAARLDQATAEDVVQTTWLALLRHSESITSPAAVLQWLVVTARREAWRVGRVQSRVRPEEFTGEEIAAPEHEGPETMVVRNAGDEVLWRHLSALPERCQQLLRVIAFSDRPDYNQLATALGMPVGSIGPTRGRCLAKLRAQLSADTDWEYA
- a CDS encoding transcription antitermination protein nusG → MSDFDSAADDRSDLRNPFAVAGSGTPTDAASDEAQSLAAEDVAHGGAGDDEHLDIAEAAHLLGADDDEANSLVAEADSDSDDDSAAILIGADESADLVVEPAPVDSDEPQEDPIEVLRRELRTAFGDWYVVHSYAGYENKVKTNLESRITSLDMEDYIFQVEVPTEEVLEIKNGKRQTVNRKVFPGYILVRMDLNDESWGAVRNTPGVTGFVGATSRPSPLTIDEVVKILAPATEKAAVLAGGKPTSTEKQVVETVDYSIGESVTVMDGPFATLPATISEIDPLHQKLQVLVSIFGRETPVELSFSQVSKI
- a CDS encoding LSU ribosomal protein L11P; the encoded protein is MPPKKKLAAIIKLQIKAGAANPAPPVGPALGQHGVNIMEFCKAYNAATESQRGQIVPVEISVYEDRSFTFITKTPPAARLLLAAAGVEKGSGEPHKTKVAKVTDAQVREIAQTKMEDLNANDIDQAAKIIAGTARSMGITVEG
- a CDS encoding LSU ribosomal protein L12P, producing MAKLSTDDLLDAFKEMTLLELSDFVKQFEETFDVTAAAPVAVAGPAGPAATAEAAEEQDEFDVILDAAGGTKIQVIKEVRTLTNLGLKEAKDLVDGAPKAVLEKVNKETAEKAKAALEGAGATVTVK
- a CDS encoding LSU ribosomal protein L10P, with the protein product MPNTEKVSAVAEIAEQFTNSSAAVITEYRGLTVKQVGALRRTLGSETTYAVVKNTLTKRAAADAGIAIDESLLVGPTAIAFVKGDTVEAAKSLRDFAKANPLLVIKGGVLDGKSLTAAEITKMADLESREVLLAKVAGGLKALPTRAAGLFQAPLSQMARLAKALEEKKPAEAAAPAASESAPLVKDFTAEEAPADAVEIDTAVAESEASAEPAE
- a CDS encoding Subtilase family protein: MTSSKPPARSASNGGGKVPQRRREPHLSPPAYVLNKHDSRVLDPDNAVRFPGQIIRPTVYVASELLVRYGAFDEVRKPLAEAAGESLKLEITRPDPKILAFARKFELVELAERILTVRVRFVAADPEAPLAPADAWTILQRFRAAVGRKSAAARAVTLNHLLSASVDIGGAPKSVGQGAEGAPKSVGQGAGGPSDAYGVIGYGGRQPVNWIGAPPVYRPDAIVNKEAGRRPVVVVLDTGAGEHDWLPPTIVDRQPKVGSTRIGLIDSKTNPERTGVVGDPLEGVLDADAGHGTFIAGLIRQKCPDAKVLAVRVMYGDGAVNEQELVDVLNWLVLRQAAAQQSGPVDQIIDVVSLSLGYYHEEPADVAYDQLLMLPLTELSLMGVAVVAAAGNDATSRHMYPAGFAPHPGGQVKRNRNGAPLVSVGATNPNDRTTALFSNDGDWVIAKRPGASVVSTLPKTFDAALEPTARVVIKGLGVRETIDPDDFRGGFAVWSGTSFSAPILAGEIAQKLLEAGKLDVCDTASTVTRAWGAISELTKLRRP
- a CDS encoding CHAT domain-containing protein, which translates into the protein MPSADLRGKLARATSLHARGVEQFNHHRPSEARKLHMRALKILTLLSSMDPGEHSTELAVRTARVWLSLTETEADLYGADRGELSLNEARLIAEQTGHEELGALVHGIRGWLHLRAGKFVDALDDLDVAVARAQAVTPFDRCAFLINRGFIHLSMGNLANSRSDLRRADELAAEGGFSAFRAAALHNLGYLSFLQGDLPRALSEMQSANDVDEQGSLGGIALLDHARVLMEAGLLREATESLAHANEVFRRDRLSQDLAETELAQAECALLTGDIAMARSLASRARTRFRRRGSHRWRRSAELVLLQGDLAAGRPGSRLAPPALLLAKELGAAGLKTEARMAMLLAAEAYINTGDLERASRAAADAGAVRRNDPISTRLHTRFVRAQLSVASGAVAHGQQEIRTGLDDLANHQAKFGSIDMQTSSAVHGRRLAQFGVSVALRSGKPADVVSAAERSRATSRRLRSVRPPSDEVTAELLTELRKTVERIRGIESDPAAVQQVTSGRRRVVELERQIRERSWTSDGLGESERPVSVPQIRGALEQEASTMLMFVASGESLHGVTVRAGGAAVRVVDRPLREVTERINRVRADLDVLANDMLPAQLRSVVLASLQSSLRWLDNELLRPFHRDGDGELVIVPTGVLTAIPWGSLESLRSTPIVVTPSASAWLSAEDVVSGTGRVTAVAGPELQLAEDEAASIANIWGARGRAVVGAEANQDAFASGMVESSVLHVAAHGRHQMDSPLFSSIRLADGPLFAYELDQISRVPEHVILAACELGLATVGPGDEALGLTSVLLHWGSRCVVSGVARVADDAAASVMVDYHRRLAKGIRSSAALADAIAGFDGEAPIPFVCFGAAYSSPLASA
- a CDS encoding large subunit ribosomal protein L1; the protein is MAQRSKAYRKAAELIEADKIYSPLEAATLATKATPTKFDATVEAALGLGVDPRKADQMVRGTVSLPHGTGKTARVIVFATGDKAEEARAAGADKVGSDDLIQEITDGFLDFDAAIATPDQMAKVGRIARVLGPRGLMPNPKTGTVTPDVAKAVADIKGGKISFRVDKQSNLHLVLGKASFTPTQLVENYAAALDEVLRAKPSSSKGKYVKKVTFSTTMGPGIPVDANRTRNMLEDTTS
- a CDS encoding phospholipid/cholesterol/gamma-HCH transport system ATP-binding protein, which codes for MGVEVAVEGLSKSFGKQLIWGDVTLTLPPGEISVLLGPSGTGKSVFLKSLIGLLKPERGSIVIKDTNLVRCSEQQMYETRKLFGVLFQDGALFGSMNLFDNIAFPLREHTRKKEKEIADIVNEKMAMVGLEGTESKLPGEISGGMRKRAGIARALVLDPEIILFDEPDSGLDPVRVAYISQLIVDLNAQTDATFLIVTHDIGIARTVPDNVGMLFRRELVMFGPREVLLTSDEPVVKQFLNGRREGPIGMSEEKDVALMAAELERARNAPEPHPLAGAKGSGGGPGLPPQLQPSHGLPQRAAVARRQQRVLEMLHTLPEAAQAAVKAALAQEHEEDRLRRLAEMSDDYQTQTIPVGTI